The sequence CCATCACTCTATATAACCAGTGATATATCCCATCACTCTATAACCAGTGATATATCCCATCACTCTATATACCCAGTGATATATCCCATCACTCTATATACCCAGTGATATATCCCATCACTCTATATAACCAGTGATATATCCCATCACTCTATATAACCAGTGATATATCCCATTACTCTATATAACCAGACATATATCCCATCACTCTATATACCCAGTGATATATCCCATCACACCGCCTACTCCGAGGCTGTAGCGAGACGATCAGGTGATCAGCGATATGTCCCGCTCAGGCCGGATACTCGGTTACGGTTACATCACCCAGATAACATTTCATCATAGTAAACATTGTGTGTCTCATCTTCTGGTTATTTTATCTCTTTATTGAACTGTTATCAGGTTTTTGCAGCATTTGCCATATATATTGTGTTCCTCTTTATTTGGGGGTCGGAGAGGATCCTTAGGATTGATCCCTGACTTGCCTCCTCTCTGGATTCTTCTAATTGTCCTCATAGTCTTCATTTTGCCTGTGGTGATAAATGTGGAATTATGTCACTTTACTCTCAGGCTGTGTATCAATTGTcatgacttaaaggggcactccagaaaaaatatggcgtacccctttaaatttcagaaAAAACTTGATGTCCCACTAGAACAAAATATCATGCAAGCTGAAGCCCACCTTGCCAAAATCATGCTCATTATATCTGCTATTGGGGTACAtttgggagacccccatacacatacagagtCCCACCTAAAGATTTATCCAAAGTTCATCTCATGTATATGACCAAATTTTCAGCCAGTTGCCTTACAGACCAGTACGATCTCCATTTTTTGTGAAGGGGAAGGAGGATTGGGTCTTATCCCAGAACCTTTTTTGACCACATCCCATCAGGTTATTTTCTGATATTTTTTAATCTGATTATTTTACGATATCTAAGGACTTGGACATTGACTTAGAGCATCACtccctccagtaggtggcactaaaGAGCTGAGGAGGAGAGCTAATTTACATACATTTTCCCATAGAGCTTTGCTTTAAAAACTTTATCTCTACAATGAGAAAACTACTGCTCAGATCTACAACAAAGATGTCCCAGCCGAGGCAGGATGCCTTACAGGGGGGTATTGGACGTCTACGGTATAACAGGTCTTGGGCTGTGCCGTTTCATTTACCTCCTGTATCCAGACGGTCGGCCCTGTCTTCCACCACCGTATCCATTTCTACCAGCTCTGCCGTAGTCCTCCTGGCCTCCACCGTAATCCGACTCGGCTTCTTGACCATAAGATCCACCCTTCTTGCGCTTTCCTCCACGTTGCCCTCCAGATCGTCCTCCAGATCTTCCTCCAGAAGGCTTCTGTCCTTTCCCGCCAAACTTGTCCATTAGGCCTCCTAGTAGCGAGCCCTTATTACCGCCCCCACCGCCCAGTAACCCCGATAAGCCAAACTTCTCGGCCAGTCCGGCCAGTGGACATTGACCGTTCCCTGAACCAAGAACCTTCTGGGCGATATCTCCTAGGCCTCCTAGcccgccgccgcctcctcctaAGCCAAATTTCTCTGCCAGTCCACCCAGCTGGCCAAGGATATCCCCTTGTGCGTTCTGGTTTCCCCGGCCGCGTCTCCCTCCAGGTGGCGGACCATAGTCTCCTAAGAAATAATGTGACTGTGTGAATGGGTGATGTGATATACCGCCACCTACTGAGCGCTCCACAGTCATCTGCTTATACATTCTCACTGTTCACATTCTATCACCGTCCTTGACTCACCTTCATCTCCATCCCCGTGTCCCTGACCATAAGGTCTACATTCTGCAGGACGTAGGATAATAGCGAGCAACACGGCACAGAATACGGGCTTCATGGTAGTGTCGGTCTGTGTGGCGTAACACAAACCTGCTGAAGTATACAATGTACATAATGTATCAGTCACTGCAAATACATTaccaatcctgagttacatcctgtattatactccagagctgcactcactattctgctggcggggtcactgtgtacatacattacattactgatcctgagttacatcctgtattatactccagagctgcactcactgttctgctggtgggggtcactgtgtacatacattacattactaaccctgagttacatcctgtattataccccagagctgcactcactggtctgctggtggggtcactgtgtacatacattactgatcctgagttacagctgCTAAGCGTGAAACGTGCGTAGTCATCTAGTGAGAGTGTGCCTGCTCCTTCACCTCCCCTCCCTGCATCTCATGAATATGCATTGACATTAAACCGGACCTGGCTTCGGAACGGTGAGTGCCGGATCTATGTCTTCCGTTATATCTCATTTCTATATCGGAGCACCACCTCTAGCCCATGACAGTAAGCTCAAGATACTGTTGTCTTCAATTTAGAGCCCAGGTGCATGAGTATTGATGTCGGAGTGCTCCCCCACCCAGTCTACCTAATCATcataacttttgatgtgttgctgcccatggtgagactaagaattccttccatacttgttattatctatccagtctccttccccaagttctgagctgatgctttctgctgaagacaaaaaaaatctgtgtgagtttttctttctgtctccccctcctcctccctcccttctgagacggcttatgtaaacaagtctctggcctCTGGCAGTCTTTGGCAGGGTTTATCTGccacattgtagcttttttttttaaatgctggaaGGATCAATAAcaatgagttcattagcaacttgacctcagattaacccttccagcattacaaagaagctacaaagttgcagatacagccagtcagggacatgATATTATAAACTGttttaggcccctattacaccaacagattatctgacagattttttttaagccaaagccaggaatggatttgaagggaggagaactctcagtctttccttcatgacctgttctctgtttataatccattcctggctttggctcaaaaaaatctgtccggtaatctgttggtgtaatagggcccttagaaaggaggagggggagacagggagaaaAGCTCACTCACAGATATTTGTGTTTTcaggagaaagcagcagctgagaactggaggaaggagactgagtagataataacaagtatagaaggaattgtaagtctcaccatgggcagcaacatatcaaaagttatgttttgagTGGAatattacccctttaacatggaggGAGATTATTTGGAATGAGAGTCaccctaaaaaactaaaaaataacttACTGTTGCAGGACCGGTGGGTGAGAGGACGCCTCTTCTCCAGCGCATTTATAAAGCCCCCTTCATATGTCTGTGTTATATACCGTATGGGGAGGGGCGGGCGGCCGACTCCTGGTGAACGTCCTCTTCTGCTTTGTTATTGTTTTGTGCTGTTATTCAGGGATTTTCTTGTTTTTGTTTATCTCCGAGCCAAAGTGAAATGTCAGGCGATAAAGTGCAAAGTATTAAGTATCTGCTGATCCGACCCTGGAATTATCATAGATCATTATATATAGGGACATTAAAGGAGAAGGAACTCAAGATCCCTGCATataattatactccagagctgcactcactattctgctggtggggtcactgtgtacatacattacattactgatcctgtactgatcctgtattatactccagagctgcactcactattctgctggtggggtcactgtgtacatacattacattactgatcctaagttacatcctgtattatactgcagagctgcactcactattctgcttattgtttttttctccagaaaaGGACGACTCCAGCCCGAGTCACCCAGAGCCGCTCTGTGATATGGATCGGAACCCGTCCCCCCCAAccagtgatgatgaggagggacaggcaGAAGATTCCATAGGGAGCACTGTGTACAGCAAACACTGGTTCTTCAGCACGCTGACCCGTCTCATCGAGGTGATGACATCAAAGAACCTTTAAATATTAGATATGATTAATGTATCTCTAACAGCCAGAAATGATACATTGATTGTTGTTCCCTTCAGCTCGTCACGGAGAAAGAAGGATCACAGCCCGATGATGAAACTGAGCCGGAGCTGGacgaggacatagagaatgacaTATGTAAAGTCTGGGACATGTCTATGAATGAGGTATGGAGACACAAGGGAGGACTGTGCTGGGATGATAAATACAGTAAAGCACTATAAATTGCACATAGGGGGAGAgcgggttactgatgcactagctTTGTAATCTGCTATGTGggtagaaaggaaagaaacagcaaggGGGGTGTACATTAAGCATCTAAGTCccaccccacttcctgtgttctgtcctggtctGTCTGTTACTAGATTGGGACTGAGCCTaccaacaggcagtgaacagcagattgtAGAGAAGTAAGACACCTAGTGGGCAAGACTTTAGAGCAATTTTCTGGCGGTGATGGcttgtgtgtatacagtgcaatTAGGTTTCTTTGAATTGTCCATGCTGGTGTGCATTTTACTTCTTCTTACCTGCATATCTTGGTGGTTCCCTGATGAAATCACTAGTcacatagtagtaaggcccctctgtgccccagtgTAGCAGTGAGGTCCTCTAATTTCCCCATGTAGTGGTAAGGATGTGCCCTCACATAGTA is a genomic window of Dendropsophus ebraccatus isolate aDenEbr1 chromosome 4, aDenEbr1.pat, whole genome shotgun sequence containing:
- the LOC138787861 gene encoding uncharacterized protein; translation: MKPVFCAVLLAIILRPAECRPYGQGHGDGDEGDYGPPPGGRRGRGNQNAQGDILGQLGGLAEKFGLGGGGGGLGGLGDIAQKVLGSGNGQCPLAGLAEKFGLSGLLGGGGGNKGSLLGGLMDKFGGKGQKPSGGRSGGRSGGQRGGKRKKGGSYGQEAESDYGGGQEDYGRAGRNGYGGGRQGRPSGYRRQNEDYEDN